A window of Corallococcus macrosporus DSM 14697 contains these coding sequences:
- a CDS encoding OmpA family protein has protein sequence MRGFRLRGSATRLAILGLLLASMAAHADHDPFSRGFDAVPVKATAAQHSGIALEGTSNELPAGSFRAALLFDFNWRILALKLGDEKLGDLLPYRLDAHLLFAYQLHERLELAVDLPVTLLQGDNFQLLRDALDAPTFPGAAGVGRTTLGDIRLLPRVHLLDREKFPVGVSLVAEVRLPTGSASSFTGERGVLWAPRVALEQRFTALPVPIRVLGNVGVRLRPHAQYLNLLVDDELTLGAGAIAELPNMGRFTDVEAVAEMHLGTPLVRPFNFDQADSLKTPWEALVGARAKVWGNWGMELNVGRGINLSSGYGREALRVMFAVRYDETFIDSDGDGVPDLRDRCPNEPEDQDGFQDGDGCPDPDNDGDGIPDGEDGCANEKGPKHTKGCPDPNYDTDGDGVVDGEDACVDKPGPKSNKGCPEDDNDADGDGIPDTLDKCPDKPGPKDYDGCPDTDGDEVPDNEDDCPEEFGPPENNGCPFDSPPYVVVESDRIRIKGNVLFETGSAVIQKKSYPLLDEVATVLRKNPTLGPVLIEGHTDNRGSRALNMGLSDRRAKSVLEYLVSKGIARKRLSSKGFGFDNPIATNDTALGRAKNRRVDFRLVRAEVETGKKETVVPAGQPPPASASQPEKKP, from the coding sequence ATGCGAGGCTTCCGCTTGCGTGGCTCCGCCACCCGACTCGCCATCCTGGGCCTGCTGCTGGCCTCGATGGCTGCTCACGCCGACCACGACCCCTTCTCCCGCGGCTTCGACGCCGTCCCCGTGAAGGCCACCGCGGCCCAGCACAGCGGTATCGCGCTGGAGGGCACGAGCAATGAATTGCCCGCGGGCAGCTTCCGCGCGGCGCTCCTGTTCGACTTCAACTGGCGCATCCTCGCCCTGAAGCTGGGCGACGAGAAGCTGGGCGACCTGTTGCCCTACCGGCTCGACGCGCACCTGCTGTTCGCCTATCAGCTCCATGAGCGCCTGGAGCTGGCGGTGGACCTGCCCGTCACGTTGTTGCAGGGGGACAACTTCCAGTTGCTGCGTGACGCATTGGACGCGCCGACCTTCCCGGGCGCCGCGGGCGTGGGCCGCACCACGCTGGGCGACATCCGCCTGCTGCCGCGCGTCCACCTGCTGGACCGCGAGAAGTTCCCGGTGGGCGTGTCGCTCGTCGCCGAGGTCCGGCTGCCCACGGGCAGCGCCTCCAGCTTCACCGGCGAGCGCGGCGTGCTCTGGGCGCCTCGCGTCGCGCTGGAGCAGCGCTTCACCGCGCTCCCCGTGCCCATCCGCGTGCTCGGCAACGTGGGCGTCCGGCTGCGGCCGCATGCGCAGTACCTCAACCTGCTCGTCGATGACGAGCTGACGCTGGGCGCCGGCGCCATCGCGGAGCTGCCGAACATGGGCCGCTTCACGGACGTGGAGGCCGTGGCGGAGATGCACCTGGGCACCCCGCTGGTGCGCCCGTTCAACTTCGACCAGGCCGACTCGCTCAAGACGCCGTGGGAGGCGCTGGTGGGCGCCCGCGCGAAGGTCTGGGGCAACTGGGGCATGGAGCTGAACGTGGGCCGCGGCATCAACCTGTCCAGCGGCTACGGCCGCGAGGCCCTGCGGGTGATGTTCGCGGTGCGCTACGACGAGACGTTCATCGACTCGGACGGCGACGGCGTGCCGGACCTCCGCGACCGCTGCCCCAACGAGCCCGAGGACCAGGACGGCTTCCAGGACGGCGACGGCTGCCCCGACCCGGACAACGACGGCGACGGCATCCCCGACGGCGAGGACGGCTGCGCCAACGAGAAGGGCCCCAAGCACACCAAGGGCTGCCCGGACCCGAACTACGACACCGACGGGGACGGCGTCGTCGACGGCGAGGACGCCTGCGTGGACAAGCCGGGCCCCAAGTCCAACAAGGGCTGCCCGGAGGACGACAACGACGCGGACGGCGACGGCATCCCCGATACGCTCGACAAGTGCCCGGACAAGCCCGGCCCGAAGGACTACGACGGCTGCCCGGACACCGACGGCGACGAGGTGCCCGACAACGAGGACGACTGCCCCGAGGAGTTCGGCCCGCCGGAGAACAACGGCTGCCCGTTCGACTCGCCGCCGTACGTCGTCGTCGAGTCCGACCGCATCCGCATCAAGGGCAACGTGCTCTTCGAGACGGGCTCCGCCGTCATCCAGAAGAAGTCGTACCCGCTGCTGGACGAGGTGGCGACGGTGCTGCGGAAGAACCCGACGCTGGGCCCCGTGCTCATCGAAGGCCACACCGACAACCGCGGCTCGCGCGCCCTCAACATGGGCCTGTCGGACCGCCGCGCGAAGTCCGTGCTCGAGTACCTGGTGTCCAAGGGCATCGCGCGCAAGCGCCTCAGCTCCAAGGGCTTCGGCTTCGACAACCCGATTGCCACCAACGACACCGCGCTGGGCCGCGCGAAGAACCGGCGTGTCGACTTCCGGCTCGTGCGCGCGGAGGTGGAGACGGGGAAGAAGGAGACCGTCGTCCCGGCGGGGCAGCCGCCTCCGGCTTCGGCGTCGCAGCCGGAGAAGAAGCCCTGA
- a CDS encoding TlpA family protein disulfide reductase, giving the protein MTESIGAPPPVPEKAGGGTKVVLGLLAALGLGGVVYLGVLEAQRAKLVPDGTTAPTMEMARHGGGTLKLEDLKGQVVMLDFWATWCPPCREEMPALVKLAKEYEPQGLVFVAASRDDGDRAPQLVESFMRNHLPDLAPYVVYADDNVARAFQVSALPTLYFLDRDGKVIDAQRGSLSEDGIRRRIDRALKQP; this is encoded by the coding sequence GTGACGGAGAGCATCGGGGCACCGCCTCCGGTCCCGGAGAAGGCGGGCGGCGGAACGAAGGTGGTACTGGGGCTGCTGGCGGCGCTCGGCCTGGGCGGCGTGGTGTACCTGGGCGTGCTGGAGGCGCAGCGGGCGAAGCTGGTGCCGGACGGGACGACCGCGCCGACCATGGAGATGGCGCGCCATGGCGGCGGCACGCTGAAGCTGGAGGACCTGAAGGGCCAGGTGGTGATGCTGGACTTCTGGGCCACCTGGTGCCCGCCGTGCCGGGAGGAGATGCCGGCGCTGGTGAAGCTGGCCAAGGAGTACGAGCCGCAGGGCCTCGTCTTCGTGGCGGCCAGCCGGGACGACGGCGACCGGGCGCCCCAGTTGGTGGAGTCCTTCATGCGCAACCACCTGCCGGACCTGGCGCCGTACGTGGTGTACGCGGATGACAACGTGGCGCGGGCCTTCCAGGTCAGCGCGCTGCCTACGCTCTACTTCCTGGACCGGGACGGCAAGGTCATCGACGCGCAGCGGGGCTCGCTGTCCGAGGACGGCATCCGCAGGCGCATCGACCGGGCGCTGAAGCAGCCGTGA